The genomic DNA TAATACACGGTACAGGAGCTAGAGACTTACCAGTCGTTAATTATACATGTATAAGAGGTGTTTATGATTTTTCCCCACTTTTTTCTAAAAGAAGAAGAAGATCTATTTATGGTGTTAAACAAATACCAGAATTAAAAACACACGTAAGAAGAAGATATAGAAATGTAGAATAGTAGTTTATATAAACTACTATTCTACATTTCTATATCTTCTTCTTACGTGTGTTTTTAATTCTGGTATTTGTTTAACACCATAAATAGATCTTCT from Acidobacteriota bacterium includes the following:
- a CDS encoding 30S ribosomal protein S12 is translated as MLRLRICTPRKPNSARRPVVKLKLSSRKKALAHIPGKGHNLRRHSRVLIHGTGARDLPVVNYTCIRGVYDFSPLFSKRRRRSIYGVKQIPELKTHVRRRYRNVE